In one Alnus glutinosa chromosome 12, dhAlnGlut1.1, whole genome shotgun sequence genomic region, the following are encoded:
- the LOC133851490 gene encoding uncharacterized protein LOC133851490, with translation MAETKRKARDEPKHMEKKSNKKRKQKQSESKTLSKKDKKSDGRKRSGPRLPNLLRKELDHLNPKFLSNSEGNEEIDSDEGELYTGDVYEYQEGVPQEESKKNRRFDPVENFEYELPENYKDENVLSDDDDENDDGRDKSEDANNDEIEEDDGRHARMLQGITGMPSEAFEGKRKKNNVVISEGYPESEYNPSRDVLDGDGRIRMEDLLGPLQDKPGFGKLRKRMDQLKKSEVIEAPLPQAVREKVERGTAYKISQKEITKWEPIVKRNREAPTIYFDEDTDLGFSTVGAIASEFEPRTEFEKKMASLISHDNVMEAHRKDGSRLLELNKVSVEDEKERQNRIAKMRSLLFRHEMKAKHIKNIKSKTYHRLLKKDRMKGAAAQIEMDPEAAKELALKQEFKRAEERMTLKHKNTSKWATRVLRRGLQAQDEGTRAAISEQLHQHALLTRKMNTMKDGSSNSGSDDTSDEDDADENSAVSNQDRTSKLLEKAKEKTLKILEEEDEEPKSGLLSLPFMERGLKKRKEAADEEAKLALQEFELSLRQMEDSSGAENPKIKASSGRRVFGAAAKMHAPESRNITKSDNFYANSESEDDLEAKENFVDVGNNRSNDLQNDVKIDSVLPHEDSEIRQDSVFKSFDDIVRDPGPKTTYEVAIFASDRWRKMESRNEVDANSKKPPKAVAPEHNQDLEEHVKELCENSDTESEGQMVDGVLALGPKPSYELPSQAELIRQAFAGDDVEEDFENDKLEVLNQENPEPEKPVLLPGWGQWTHVQKKKGLPSWMLKEHENAKRKREEALKKRKDAHLKHVIISEKLDVKAEKLLTKTLPYPFTSKEVFEQSIRMPIGPEFNPATAVGALNRPEVVKKAGLIIKPIEFKEVNPHENTEDHKRSGQKQKMKKSKSNGGKTTKKMKPTKGKTTKVKKN, from the exons ATGGCGGAGACAAAGCGAAAAGCTAGAGACGAGCCCAAGCACATGGAGAAGAAATCGAATAAGAAGAGAAAGCAAAAGCAATCAGAGTCTAAAACCCTATCCAAGAAGGACAAGAAAAGCGATGGGAGGAAGAGGAGCGGTCCTCGGTTGCCTAATTTGCTGCGAAAAGAACTCGACCacttaaaccctaaattccTCTCGAACAGCGAGGGAAATGAAGAGATTGATTCTGATGAGGGAGAGTTGTACACTGGGGACGTCTACGAGTACCAGGAGGGGGTCCCCCAAGAGGAGTCCAAGAAGAACCGCCGGTTCGACCCCGTCGAGAACTTTGAGTACGAGCTTCCTGAAAATTACAAG GATGAGAATGTACTGTCAGATGATGACGATGAGAATGATGATGGTAGGGACAAGAGTGAAGATGCCAATAATGATGAGATTGAGGAGGATGATGGAAGGCATGCGAGGATGTTGCAAGGAATCACTGGAATGCCTAGTGAGGCTTTTGAAG gaaagaggaagaaaaacaatGTTGTTATATCTGAGGGATATCCAGAGTCTGAGTATAATCCTAGTCGTGATGTTTTGGATGGTGATGGCCGCATTAGGATGGAAGACCTTCTAGGTCCTCTTCAAGATAAACCTGGTTTTGGCAAACTTAGAAAGAGAATGGATCAACTGAAGAAATCTGAGGTTATTGAAGCTCCGCTTCCACAAGCGGTTCGGGAGAAGGTGGAGAGGGGTACAGCGTATAAAATATCACAGAAAGAGATTACCAAGTGGGAGCCCATAGTCAAGAGGAACAGGGAGGCACCTACCATATATTTTGATGAAGATACAGACCTAGGTTTTTCAACTGTAGGAGCAATTGCTTCTGAATTTGAACCTAGAACTGAATTTGAGAAGAAAATGGCATCATTAATCTCTCATGACAATGTTATGGAAGCTCACAGGAAAGATGGTTCCAGGCTTCTTGAATTAAACAAG GTATCTGTGGAAGATGAAAAGGAGCGGCAGAATCGTATTGCTAAAATGCGCAGCCTTCTTTTCCGTCATGAAATGAAGGCAAAGcacataaaaaatatcaaatccaaAACATACCATCGTTTGTTGAAGAAAGATAGAATGAAGGGAGCAGCCGCACAGATTGAAATGGATCCAGAAGCTGCTAAAGAGCTGGCATTGAAGCAAGAGTTCAAACGGGCAGAG GAACGCATGACACTTAAACACAAAAACACGTCCAAATGGGCAACTCGCGTTCTACGGCGTGGTTTGCAGGCTCAAGATGAGGGTACTAGAGCTGCTATATCCGAACAGCTCCACCAGCATGCTCTTTTGACAAGAAAAATGAACACTATGAAAGACGGTAGCAGCAACAGTGGTAGTGATGACACTagtgatgaggatgatgcagatgAAAATTCAGCTGTTTCAAACCAGGATAGGACATCCAAGTTGTTAGAAAAAGCGAAAGAGAAGACCCTCAAGATATTAGAAGAAGAGGATGAAGAGCCTAAATCAGGATTGCTTTCTTTACCTTTCATG GAGCGTGGGctcaagaaaagaaaggaggcagctgatgaagaagctAAACTTGCTCTTCAAGAGTTTGAATTATCTTTGAGGCAGATGGAGGATTCAAGTGGGGCAGAAAATCCAAAGATAAAGGCTTCAAGTGGTAGAAGGGTATTTGGTGCTGCAGCTAAAATGCATGCTCCAGAATCGAGAAATATAACCAAATCAGATAACTTTTATGCTAATAGTGAAAGTGAAGATGACTTGGAGGccaaagaaaattttgttgatgTGGGGAACAATAGAAGTAATGATTTGCAGAATGATGTTAAAATTGATTCTGTTTTACCTCATGAAGATTCTGAGATTCGTCAGGATTCTGTTTTTAAG AGCTTTGATGATATTGTTAGAGACCCGGGTCCCAAGACAACATATGAAGTTGCTATTTTTGCATCGGACAGATGGAGAAAG ATGGAAAGCAGAAATGAAGTGGATGCCAACAGCAAAAAGCCCCCAAAGGCTGTTGCACCTGAACATAATCAAGATTTAGAG GAACATGTAAAGGAACTGTGTGAGAATAGTGATACAGAGAGTGAAGGACAGATGGTGGATGGGGTTCTTGCTTTGGGTCCTAAACCATCTTATGAACTTCCTTCTCAAGCAGAGCTTATTCGTCAAGCTTTTGCGGGGGATGATGTGGAGGAAGATTTTGAGAATGATAAACTGGAGGTTCTGAACCAGGAAAATCCTGAACCTGAAAAGCCTGTTTTACTTCCTGGCTGGGGCCAGTGGACTCAtgtacagaaaaagaaaggctTACCTTCTTGGATGCTGAAAGAACATGAGAATGCCAAGAGGAAGCGAGAAGAAGCTCTTAAGAAGAGGAAGGATGCACATCTCAAACATGTTATTATTTCTGAGAAGTTAGATGTAAAG GCTGAGAAACTCCTTACAAAAACATTGCCTTACCCTTTCACATCCAAGGAAGTTTTTGAGCAGAGTATCCGCATGCCAATTGGACCTGAATTCAACCCAGCAACAGCTGTTGGAGCTCTTAATCGGCCTGAA GTGGTAAAGAAAGCTGGTTTAATTATAAAGCCAATCGAGTTCAAGGAAGTGAATCCTCATGAAAATACAGAGGATCACAAACGGAGTGGGCAGAaacagaagatgaagaagagTAAAAGCAATGGTGGCAAAACGACTAAAAAGATGAAGCCGACAAAGGGCAAAACCACAAAggtaaaaaaaaactga